The Longimicrobiaceae bacterium genomic interval GAGGCGCCGGTCTCCGGAGGACGAGATCTCGCACAGGCGCTCGCGGAAGTCCCTCGTCGCGTCCAGCCGCTCCCACGGAGGAACGTCGCTGGGCGTCATGGCGGCCGTCCGTGGGCTGGTTGGGTGTCGGACTCGGCGTCGGACCAGAGCGGCCCCACGTCCTGGTGGACCCACGGCGCGTGCCGCAGCAGCGCCCCCAGGCGCCACTCGCGGTGCAGGTCGCAGGCGTCGCGGTCGAGCAGGATCGTGCGCCACCGGCGGCGCGCCCACTCGGTGCCCCGCGTGCGGGCGAGCGAGTCGCGGATGCGGGCCGCGCCCTTCCGCCCGGCTTCGTCGGCATCGAACCATCCTACCACCATGCGCGTCGCGTCGGGGATCCGCAGGGCCCATGCGTCCTGCCAGGTCCACGCGCCCGGGAGGCCGACGGTGACGGCACGGTACGGCTCCGAGAGGAGCACGTACGCGTTGAGCTCCCCCTCCACCACGTGGAGGGCAGCGCCCCCGCGGGTGAGTGCGGCCGCGTTGAAGGGCGCGTCGGGGTTCGCGTCCTTGGGCGAGACGTACCGTGGACACCGCGACGCCTCCGGGTCCGCGAGGTTGCGGAAGCGCACACCGGCCAGGCGCAGGTCGTCCCAGACCGGGATCACGAGCAGCGGCGCCCGCCCTCGTCCGGGCCACCAGGGGCTCCCGCGCGCCCGCGCATCGGCACGCGGGGGCTCGCCGCGAGGGAAGCCGGCGGCGAGCAGCTCGTCGTCGCTGAAGGCGCTCATGAGCGGAAGCACCCGGCGCTGCCATTCCCCCGGCTCCGTGGACCGGAAGCCGTACGCCTCCGCGGCAGCCGCGTCAATGCGCCGCCGGGACAGCTCCGCGCGGCCGAGGGGGCCCATGCGGAGGTGCGCGAGGAGGAGCTCGTAGAGCGCCGCCGGCTCCCGGCACCCCGGACGCGTGCGGATCACGGCCAGCGCACGCTCGCGAGGCCCGGGCTCCTCAGGCGGCTCCGGACGGCGCGGGGCGGCGCGTGGTGGCGAACCACGCAGCGCCGCCGCCAGGCGGAAGCACGCGTCGGCGGGGGTGGTGCCCCAGACCGCCATCGCGACGTCGACGTGCCCCTTCCACCCCTGCTGTGCGTCGCCCGCGCAGGAGGACCCCCGGCACCGCCAGCGGCGCCGGTAGCTTCGGAGCGTCCCCGCGCCCGCGCAGACGGGACAGTTCCACTCGTAGCATCCCGCGCCTGCGGTGAGCCCCAGCACGGCCGCCGTCTCGTCGCTGCCGTGCGCGGCCACCTCCCGCCACGGCGGCTCTTCCCCGGCCGCGGCGATGCCGAGCAGGTCCGCGAGCTGGCGGCAGGCGTCGGCGGGCTGCAGCTCCCACAGGCGCGCGGCCGTGTCCACGTTGCTGTAGGCGTGCCCTCCGCACCCGCTGTAGCAGTACCACGCGCGCTTGAGCGGCGAGAAGTTCCGGCCGCCGCAGAACGGACAGAGGTACTTCCGTCCGCCCCGCGGGCTCCGGGTGAGCGGGAGGTGTTCCGTGAGCCTGGAGGGCGCGGTCGCGTTGACGGTGTCCCACGGCAGCATCAGGCGGCTCTCCGCAGTCCCGGGTCGCAGCGGTCGCACCCGCCGCACCGCTCCCGCAGCCCGTCGCCGAAGTAGGCGAGCAGGTGCTCGCGCCGGCACGCCTCCGTGGAGGCGTACCCCTCCACCTGGTCGAGCTGGGTGCGCAGCCGGTTCCGGATGCGCATCTGCGCCGCCCAGTCCACCGGGAGCGACGCGGGGTCGAGTCTGCGTCTCAGCACCCTGCACCCTGCCTCCTCCCAGGCGACCTCCAGGATCCCGCACTCGGCGAGCTGCTCCAGCGACCGGCGGACCCGGGCGCGGTCGGACCCGAGCGCCGTCACCTCGGTGCCGCGCAGCGTGACGCCGTCGTACAGGTCGCGTTCGCCGCGCCCGGTCCAGAGCGCCGCGAGGACACCGCGGAGCGCCGTGGCGCCGCCGGGGAGCAGCCCCCGGATCTGGTCCGCGGCGCAGGTGAGCCGCACGAACGCGCCCTCGCGCCCGCGCCGGGTGTTGAAGGCGATCCCGGCGCCCGCCAGGATGCGCACGGCGGCGGCGGTCTGCCCCTCGCTCGCCACGCGGACCTGCCGCGCCCAGGCGGCGAGGGTGTCTGGAAGGTGACCGTCGTCCCCGGCCGCACGATCCAGCGCTGCGTAGACGCGGGCCACCGTTTCCGGCGGCGGGTGCATCTCCTCGATGCGGACCTCGTGGGTGCGGCGGTCCGCTGGGGCGTGCAGGAGCAGGCAGCGAGCGGGGTCGCCGTCCCGTCCCGCGCGGCCCGCCTCCTGGTAGTAGGACTCCAGGG includes:
- a CDS encoding toprim domain-containing protein → MLPWDTVNATAPSRLTEHLPLTRSPRGGRKYLCPFCGGRNFSPLKRAWYCYSGCGGHAYSNVDTAARLWELQPADACRQLADLLGIAAAGEEPPWREVAAHGSDETAAVLGLTAGAGCYEWNCPVCAGAGTLRSYRRRWRCRGSSCAGDAQQGWKGHVDVAMAVWGTTPADACFRLAAALRGSPPRAAPRRPEPPEEPGPRERALAVIRTRPGCREPAALYELLLAHLRMGPLGRAELSRRRIDAAAAEAYGFRSTEPGEWQRRVLPLMSAFSDDELLAAGFPRGEPPRADARARGSPWWPGRGRAPLLVIPVWDDLRLAGVRFRNLADPEASRCPRYVSPKDANPDAPFNAAALTRGGAALHVVEGELNAYVLLSEPYRAVTVGLPGAWTWQDAWALRIPDATRMVVGWFDADEAGRKGAARIRDSLARTRGTEWARRRWRTILLDRDACDLHREWRLGALLRHAPWVHQDVGPLWSDAESDTQPAHGRPP